A window from Candidatus Omnitrophota bacterium encodes these proteins:
- a CDS encoding CHASE2 domain-containing protein, translated as METADEGKMTYSPIKNPLLYFVPILILAVSAGSYFRAFDAQELQALDLRFAFRPPSGVSDNIAVIEMGDDTLKKLGDWPIGRNYHALLIRALSAAGARAIVFDIFFSEPREYDEDLENAMKDAGNVYLPFVFDIQSKKTKDCLTASGIIAGNLNELSLSAKGEGYINVPPDNDGKFRMAPLLIEYDGARRPSMALRVASDYPGFPGIEAVPLDEYSNIVINFSGKWKRAFHHYSYVDVLQSYMASDRGDAPILDMKAFKDKICIIGLTATGTVDLHPTPLEPLYPTMGVHAEVIDSIINKRFITRIGRWPNLAVLMFLAAFQSLIALKMKPVAGFLMLAVESLFFSGVAILLFNLYGLWIDLFYPLAVLVAAYLFFTLCKYAAEWKRRLILESELDIAKKIQESFLPKSVPSMDGVEIAAGMVTAKQVGGDLYDFVDMGAGRIGIMIGDVSGKGVPASLFMALSAGAFRSSAESAPSPDKVLSSLNMKLLKESSSGLFLTSFYAILDVSGKELVYANGGHLPAILLHEGEKAKFLDTDGGTPLGLFEGNYPAARASIAKGDIIIFYTDGVTEAMNVRREMYGTERLLSVSGKNRMSSSEKLIEAIKKDVKKFEGRAGQHDDLTIIVVKII; from the coding sequence ATGGAAACTGCTGATGAAGGGAAAATGACCTACAGTCCTATCAAAAATCCTTTACTCTATTTTGTTCCCATCCTGATCCTGGCTGTATCCGCGGGTTCATATTTTCGTGCCTTCGACGCCCAGGAGCTGCAAGCCCTCGATCTAAGGTTTGCTTTTCGTCCACCGTCGGGGGTTTCGGATAATATCGCGGTTATCGAGATGGGGGACGATACTCTAAAGAAATTGGGCGATTGGCCGATCGGGCGGAATTATCACGCGCTTCTCATAAGGGCCCTTTCAGCGGCCGGCGCGCGCGCGATAGTATTCGATATATTTTTCAGCGAACCTCGTGAATATGACGAAGACCTGGAAAACGCCATGAAGGACGCGGGAAACGTATACCTGCCGTTTGTCTTCGACATTCAATCAAAAAAAACGAAAGATTGTCTCACGGCTTCAGGTATTATAGCCGGAAACCTGAACGAATTAAGTTTATCGGCAAAAGGGGAAGGGTATATAAATGTTCCGCCCGATAATGACGGAAAATTCAGAATGGCGCCGCTTCTTATAGAATATGACGGGGCGAGACGCCCCTCCATGGCCCTGCGCGTCGCATCCGATTATCCCGGTTTTCCCGGGATAGAGGCAGTGCCGCTCGACGAATATTCCAATATCGTGATAAACTTTTCCGGGAAATGGAAGCGGGCATTTCATCATTACTCTTACGTTGATGTGTTGCAGTCGTATATGGCATCCGATCGGGGCGACGCTCCGATCCTTGATATGAAAGCTTTTAAGGATAAGATATGCATAATAGGCTTGACTGCCACAGGTACGGTAGATCTGCACCCCACCCCTCTCGAGCCGCTCTATCCAACGATGGGTGTCCATGCCGAAGTGATCGATTCCATAATTAACAAAAGATTCATAACGCGGATCGGAAGATGGCCGAACTTAGCGGTACTGATGTTCCTGGCGGCGTTTCAATCTCTGATAGCGTTAAAAATGAAACCTGTTGCCGGATTTTTAATGCTTGCGGTCGAATCGTTGTTTTTCTCCGGCGTCGCTATTTTGCTTTTCAATCTCTACGGGCTATGGATCGATCTGTTTTACCCATTGGCCGTTTTAGTAGCCGCATACCTTTTTTTTACTTTGTGTAAATACGCCGCGGAATGGAAGAGGCGTCTTATTCTTGAGAGCGAACTCGATATCGCTAAAAAGATACAGGAGAGTTTTTTGCCGAAGAGCGTACCGAGCATGGATGGGGTAGAAATAGCCGCAGGTATGGTTACGGCAAAGCAGGTTGGCGGAGACCTGTATGATTTTGTCGATATGGGCGCCGGCAGGATAGGCATAATGATAGGGGATGTCTCCGGCAAAGGCGTGCCTGCGAGTCTTTTCATGGCGCTGTCCGCAGGCGCGTTCAGATCGTCGGCAGAGTCAGCCCCGTCGCCGGATAAAGTTTTGTCCTCACTCAATATGAAGCTTCTCAAAGAGTCCTCGTCGGGACTATTCCTGACGTCTTTCTACGCCATACTGGACGTATCCGGCAAAGAACTTGTTTACGCGAACGGTGGGCATTTACCGGCGATCCTTTTACATGAAGGTGAGAAAGCGAAATTCTTAGATACCGACGGCGGTACGCCTCTCGGCTTATTTGAAGGAAATTATCCCGCCGCGCGCGCGTCCATAGCGAAAGGTGATATAATAATATTCTATACGGATGGCGTTACCGAGGCGATGAATGTCCGCCGCGAAATGTATGGTACCGAGCGATTGCTGAGTGTTTCCGGAAAGAACCGGATGTCCTCATCGGAAAAATTGATAGAGGCGATAAAAAAAGATGTAAAAAAATTCGAAGGCAGAGCCGGTCAGCATGACGACCTTACGATCATAGTTGTAAAAATAATATAA